In one Corythoichthys intestinalis isolate RoL2023-P3 chromosome 16, ASM3026506v1, whole genome shotgun sequence genomic region, the following are encoded:
- the LOC130932097 gene encoding LITAF domain-containing protein-like — MEKGYQETAPPYPGPPLNYGGAAYPPGVYPPPSAGPPPAGFQGGPPTTVTHMVVTPSLQDSPAQAVCPHCQSTVITQVERTAGLMTWAVCGCLALFGCFICCCIPFCVDPCKDVEHHCPNCHRVIHVYKRL; from the exons ATGGAAAAAGGATACCAAGAAACAGCTCCACCCTACCCTGGCCCACCCTTGAACTATGGGGGTGCAGCGTATCCACCTGGAGTGTACCCGCCACCGAGTGCAGGACCACCACCTGCTGGATTCCAAGGAG GTCCACCTACTACAG TGACTCACATGGTGGTAACACCTTCACTGCAAGACAGTCCGGCACAGGCTGTGTGCCCCCACTGTCAGAGCACAGTTATCACCCAGGTAGAGCGCACTGCAGGCCTGATGACATGGGCCGTCTGTGGATGCCTCGCCCTCTTTGG GTGTTTTATCTGCTGCTGCATACCATTCTGTGTGGACCCTTGCAAGGATGTGGAGCATCACTGCCCAAACTGCCACAGAGTCATTCATGTTTACAAACGATTATAA